The Micromonospora violae DNA segment CACCTCCACCAGCACCACCACCTGCTTGCCGGCGGCGGCCGCGTCGACGAGCGCGTCGACGATGGGGGAGTCGCCGCTGGTCCGGTAGAGGGTCTGCTTGATGGCCAGCACGTTCGGGTCGGCGGCGGCCTGCTCGATGAAGCGCTGCACGCTGGTGGCGAACGAGTGGTACGGGTGGTGCACCAGGATGTCCCCGTCGCGCAGGGTGGAGAAGACGCTGCGCGGCACCTCGCCCTCGGCCAGCCGGGGGTGGGTGGCCGGCACGAACGGCGGGTCCTTCAGGTCCGGCCGGTCCGCCTCACCGTAGACCTGCCACAACGCGGACAGGTCCAGCAGGCCGGGCACCCGCAGGACATCCTGGTCGTCCATGTCCAGCTCGCGGACGAGCAGATCCAACATGTGGTCGGAGATCGACGCGGCGACCTCCAGGCGGACCGGGGGACCGAACCGCCGTCGGGCCAACTCCCGCTCCAGGGCCTGGAGCAGATCCTCGTCGCGGTCCTCGTCGACCTCCACCTCGGCGTTGCGGGTGACCCGGAACAGGTGGCACTCGACCACCTGCATGCCACTGAACAGCTGCCCCAGGTGCACCGAGATGAGGTCCTCCACCGGCAGCATCCGGACGCCGGGCTGGTCCCGGTCCACCCGGACGAAACGGGGAACGTTGTTGGGCACCTTCACCCGGGCGAACAGTTCCGAACCGCCGTCGGGGTCCCGAACCGCCACCGCCAGGTTCAGCGACCGCCCCGAGATGTACGGGAACGGGTGCGCCGGGTCCACCGCGAGTGGCGTCAGCACCGGGAAGATGTACTCCCGGAAGTAGGTGCGCAGCCGCTCCCGCTCGCCGTCGCCCAACTCTGCCCAGCGCAGGATGCGGATGCGCTCGTCGGCGAGCTTGGGGAGCACGTCGTCGACGAAACAGGCGGCGTGCCGGGCGACCAACGCGGCGGTCCGCTCGGCGATCATCTCCAACTGCGTACGCAGGGGCAGCCGGTCGCCGCCGCGGACCGGCAGGCCGGCGGAGAGCCGCCGCTTCAGCCCGGCGACGCGCACCATGTAGAACTCGTCGAGATTGCTGGCGAAGATGGCCAGGAACTTGGCCCGTTCCAGCAGCGGGGTGCGCTGGTCCTCGGCCAGGGCGAGCACCCGGGCGTTGAAGTCGAGCCAGGACAGCTCCCGGTTGAGGAACCGGTCCTCCGGCAGCGGTGGGGCCACCGGGGGCTCGTCGTCCTCCATGGCGCTGGTCGGCAGGTCGCCGGGCAGGGCCGGGTGCACGTCATCACCGGCGGCCGGGCCGTCCGCCTCGATCGTCGGCGCGGGGTCGAGCACCTCGTCCAGCCCGGAGGAGGCGGCACCGGGATCGTCGGCGAGCGTGTCGGCGCGGGCGGCACCGGCACGTTCGGCGCGGGACGGGCGGAACCGCCCATCGGTGCCGCGCGCGGGAGAGCCGTTGCGCAGGTCGGCGGCGGGCGGTCGAGCCGGTTGCTCGCGAGGGGTGCTCACCCGCTCATAATCACCTGATTACGGTAAACGCAAAATGAACTTGGGCTCGCCAGGTCAGATCATGGTCGGCAATGTCACCCGGACGACCTCGCCGTCGGGATCGGTGTCGATGCGAACCCGCTGGCCGAGCCGGAGAAGCCGCAGCCCGGAGGCGTCGAAGGCCCGGGCCGGGAAGCGCATCTCGGTGCCGTCGTCGAGCAGCAGGACGCCGCTGCGCGTCGCCGCGTCAAAGCTGGCCACCGTGCCCTGCATGCTGGCACCGTACACCCGGAGGCTCCGCCCGTGGCGCGGGCCGGGCGGCTCAGCCGGTGGCGCGGGCGGGGCGAGCGGCGGCGAGCAGGGCGGCCGTGCGCGGCCCCAGCCCGAGCCGGACGGCGGTGGCCAGGTCCGCGGCGGTGTCCACGTCCCGGCGCAGGCTGGGCCAGTCGCCGTCGAGCGGCAGCGCCCCGCTGGCCGCGTGCGCGAGCGCCGAGCCCACCCCGAAACGAGGATCCAGCGGCACACCCGGCGGGGTGGTGAGCAGCACCGTGCCCGCGCCGGGCGCGTCCGGCAGGAACCGGCGTACCGAGGGCCGGCCGTGCTGCGCCGCGAGCAGCGCCTCGGTCAACTCAGTCGGGCGTAGCGCCGGCACATCCGCGGTGATTCCGGCCACCCATCCGGCGCCGGCCCCGGCCGCCCCGTGCCGGAACGCGGCGTTCAGGCCGGCGTTCGGCTCGTCCGGCAGCACCCGGGCGCCGGCGGCCCGCGCCGCCGCCGCCACCCGGGCGTCGTCGGTCACCACCAGGGCCTCGGCGACCGCCGGGCAGGCCAGCACCGCGCGGAACGTGTCGGCCGCCAGGGCCAGCGCCAACTCCTCATGCGGTACGCCGGGCAGCGCGCCCCGCAGCCGGCTCTTGGCCACGGCCAGCTGCTTCACCGGCACCACCACGGCCCACCTCGGCTGACTCACGCCCGCAATCCTGCCAGCCGGACGACGGGCCCCTCGCTGGCCGTACCGGGGGCGAGCAGGCATGATTTCCGCTGCGGGTGTCGCGGGTGGGATGGCGCGGCGGGGTTTGGGGCACGACGAGGAGGCGCAGTGGCACGGCGGAGGCTGGGGTTCTGGCAACGGTTCGCCGTGGGGCTGGTGAAGCCGGTGATGTCGGTCTGGACCCGGCGTACCTGGCGCGGTCAGGAGCATCTCCGCCGCGACGGCGGAATGATCATCGTGGCGAACCACATCTCCCACGCCGACCCGCTGGTCTCCGCGCACTTCATCTACGACTCCGGACGCTGGCCGCAGTACCTGGGCAAGGCCAGCGTGTTCCGGGTGCCGGTGGTCGGCTGGATCCTGCACCGGTGCCGGCAGATCCCGGTCGAGCGGGGCACCGTGGAGGCCGTCCGCTCGCTGGACGCACTGATCAACGCGCTCAACGAGGGCGGCGCGGTCGTGATCTACCCTGAGGGAACCACCACGCGACAGCCGGACCTCTGGCCGATGAAGGCCAAGACCGGCGCGGCCCGACTGGCCCTGGCCACCGGCGCTCCGGTCGTGCCGGTGGTGATGTGGGGGCCGGAACGGATCTTCGACCCGCGGACGGCCCGTGTCAGCCTGCGCCCCCGGATCCCGGTGACAGTTGCCGCCGGGGAGCCGATCGACCTGAGCCGGTGGGCGAACGCCCAGCCGACCCGGGCCACCCTCGAGGAGATGACGGACACCATCATGTTGCGGCTGCGGGACATGCTCGCCGAGATCCGTGGCGGTACCCCGCCGCCACTGTGGGAGCGACCGGCCCGGTCCGTCGTCGCCCGCGAGCAACGGAACGACGCGGCATGAGCGAGCGAATCGTCGGGCTCAGCAGCGGTGCCGTTCAGGCCGCCGCGAAGCGAAGCGGAGCGGTGGCATGAGCGGTCACGTCGCGGTGCTCGGTGCCGGTTCCTGGGGCACCGCGTTCGCCAAGATCCTCGCCGACGCGGGGCGGGACGTGACGGTGTGGGCCCGCCGCGCGCCGGTCGCCGAGAGCATCCGGACCGAGCGCCGCAATCCGGAGTACCTGCCCGACCTGGTGCTGCCGGCCCGCGTCACCGCCACCGCCGACGCCGCCGAGGCGATCACCGGCGCCGAGGTGGTGGTGCTGGCCGTGCCGTCGCAGACCCTGCGCGGCAACCTCGCCCAATGGGCCGGGTACCTGCACCCGGACTCCACCCTGGTGTCGCTGATGAAGGGCATCGAGCTGGGCACCACCAAGCGGATGAGCGAGGTCATCGTGGAGACCGCCGGGGTCGCCGCGGACCGGGTGGTCGTCGTGTCCGGTCCGAACCTGGCCCCGGAGATCGCCGCCGAGCAGCCCGCCGCGACCGTTGTCGCCGGCACGAACAGCGCCCGCGCCACGCTCGTCCAGTCGTCGATCCGGACGCCGTACCTGCGCCCCTACACCAACGACGACGTGATCGGCTGTGAGCTGGGCGGGGCGGTCAAGAACGTGATCGCCCTGTCGTACGGCATCGCCACCGCGATGGGTTTCGGCGACAACACCCGGGCCATGCTGATGACCCGTGGGCTGGCCGAGACGGCGCGGCTGGGCGTGGCGCTCGGCGCGGACCCGATCACCTTCGCCGGCCTCGCGGGCATGGGTGACCTGGTCGCCTCCTGCTCGTCCCCACTGGCCCGCAACCGCACCTTCGGCGAGCACCTGGGTCGGGGTGAGACGCTGGAGCAGGCCCAGGCCGCCACCCGGCAGACCGCCGAGGGCGTGAAGAGCTGCCTGGCGATCCGCGACCTGTCCCGGGCGCACGGCGTGGAGATGCCGATCACCGAGCACGTCGAGCGGATCTGCCACGAGGGGATGGACCCGCGCCTCGCCGTGGAGACCCTGATGAGCCGCACCGCCAAACCCGAGTCGTACGAGTGAGGAAACCGATGAGCGAGTGGGGAGACGGCACCCGCTGCGTACGCGCTGGCCTGCCCGAGCCGGCACCGGGGGACCCGTTCCTGCCGGGGCCGGTCTTCGCCGCGCCGTACCACCTCGACCCGTACGAGGGCCCGAGCGGGTCGCCGAACGGCTACGGTCGCCCCGACAACCCGACCCGGCGGCTGCTGGAAACGGCGGTCGGCGAGTTGGAGGGCGGCGACTGCCGGGTCTTCGCGACCGGTCAGGCGGCCATCACCGGCCTGCTGCTCACCCTGCTGCGGCCGGGGGACACCGTGGTGCTCCCCACCGACGGATACTTCCCGGTCCGGGCGTTCGCCACCGACGTGCTGGAGGCCATCGGCGTCCGGGTGCTCTTCGCGCCGACCGTCGGGCCGTACCCGTCGTTCGAGGGCGTCCGGCTGGTGCTGGTGGAGACGCCCGCCAACCCGGGCCTCGACGTGGTCGACGTGGCGGCCCTGGCCGAGCGCGCGCACGCCGCCGGGGCGCTGCTCGCGGTGGACAACACCACGGCCACCCCGCTCGGTCAGCGCCCGCTGGACCTCGGCGCCGACCTGGTGGTCGCCTCCGGCACGAAGGCGCTCACCGGCCACTCCGATCTGCTGCTGGGCTACCTGGCCACCCGGTCCGCCGAGCTGATCGACGCGGTGACGACCTGGCGTACCACCACCGGGGCGGTCCCGGGTGCGTTCGACGCCTGGCTGGCCCACCGGTCACTGGCCACTCTCGACCTGCGGCTGGCGCGGCAGAGCGCGAACGCCGCCGCCGTCGCCGACCTGCTCGCCGGCCGGTCGGACGTGACCGGCCTGCGCTGGCCGGGGCGAGCCGAGGACCCCGCGTACCGGGTGGCCTCGGCGCAGATGCAGCGGATTCCGGGGGTGCTCTCGTTCGACCTGGGCGACGCCGACCGGGTGGGCCGGTTCATCTCGGCTGCCCGGCTGGTGGCCG contains these protein-coding regions:
- a CDS encoding NAD(P)H-dependent glycerol-3-phosphate dehydrogenase, yielding MSGHVAVLGAGSWGTAFAKILADAGRDVTVWARRAPVAESIRTERRNPEYLPDLVLPARVTATADAAEAITGAEVVVLAVPSQTLRGNLAQWAGYLHPDSTLVSLMKGIELGTTKRMSEVIVETAGVAADRVVVVSGPNLAPEIAAEQPAATVVAGTNSARATLVQSSIRTPYLRPYTNDDVIGCELGGAVKNVIALSYGIATAMGFGDNTRAMLMTRGLAETARLGVALGADPITFAGLAGMGDLVASCSSPLARNRTFGEHLGRGETLEQAQAATRQTAEGVKSCLAIRDLSRAHGVEMPITEHVERICHEGMDPRLAVETLMSRTAKPESYE
- a CDS encoding cystathionine gamma-lyase; translation: MSEWGDGTRCVRAGLPEPAPGDPFLPGPVFAAPYHLDPYEGPSGSPNGYGRPDNPTRRLLETAVGELEGGDCRVFATGQAAITGLLLTLLRPGDTVVLPTDGYFPVRAFATDVLEAIGVRVLFAPTVGPYPSFEGVRLVLVETPANPGLDVVDVAALAERAHAAGALLAVDNTTATPLGQRPLDLGADLVVASGTKALTGHSDLLLGYLATRSAELIDAVTTWRTTTGAVPGAFDAWLAHRSLATLDLRLARQSANAAAVADLLAGRSDVTGLRWPGRAEDPAYRVASAQMQRIPGVLSFDLGDADRVGRFISAARLVAAATSFGGLHTTADRRAQWGDDTAPGFVRLSCGVEDTADLVADIAAALDAAGPA
- a CDS encoding cold-shock protein codes for the protein MQGTVASFDAATRSGVLLLDDGTEMRFPARAFDASGLRLLRLGQRVRIDTDPDGEVVRVTLPTMI
- a CDS encoding RNA degradosome polyphosphate kinase; this translates as MSTPREQPARPPAADLRNGSPARGTDGRFRPSRAERAGAARADTLADDPGAASSGLDEVLDPAPTIEADGPAAGDDVHPALPGDLPTSAMEDDEPPVAPPLPEDRFLNRELSWLDFNARVLALAEDQRTPLLERAKFLAIFASNLDEFYMVRVAGLKRRLSAGLPVRGGDRLPLRTQLEMIAERTAALVARHAACFVDDVLPKLADERIRILRWAELGDGERERLRTYFREYIFPVLTPLAVDPAHPFPYISGRSLNLAVAVRDPDGGSELFARVKVPNNVPRFVRVDRDQPGVRMLPVEDLISVHLGQLFSGMQVVECHLFRVTRNAEVEVDEDRDEDLLQALERELARRRFGPPVRLEVAASISDHMLDLLVRELDMDDQDVLRVPGLLDLSALWQVYGEADRPDLKDPPFVPATHPRLAEGEVPRSVFSTLRDGDILVHHPYHSFATSVQRFIEQAAADPNVLAIKQTLYRTSGDSPIVDALVDAAAAGKQVVVLVEVKARFDEVANIGWARTLERAGCHVVYGLVGLKTHCKTALVVRQEGNQIRRYCHIGTGNYHPKTARLYEDFGMLTADPEIGADLTDLFNVLTGYSRQTAYRRLLVAPQGIRSGLIERIEREISHVRLGMPGLVQFKVNSLVDEGVTDALYRASQAGVHVDLLIRGMCTLRPGVPGLSENIRVRSILGRFLEHSRVFRFGNNGEAEFWMGSADLMHRNLDRRVEALVQVSDPIARAELDQVLTAAMSPEVDAFELAGDGTWTRRAGGDATVQAHLQELLLRRVGGTAS
- a CDS encoding lysophospholipid acyltransferase family protein, producing the protein MARRRLGFWQRFAVGLVKPVMSVWTRRTWRGQEHLRRDGGMIIVANHISHADPLVSAHFIYDSGRWPQYLGKASVFRVPVVGWILHRCRQIPVERGTVEAVRSLDALINALNEGGAVVIYPEGTTTRQPDLWPMKAKTGAARLALATGAPVVPVVMWGPERIFDPRTARVSLRPRIPVTVAAGEPIDLSRWANAQPTRATLEEMTDTIMLRLRDMLAEIRGGTPPPLWERPARSVVAREQRNDAA
- the cofC gene encoding 2-phospho-L-lactate guanylyltransferase — encoded protein: MSQPRWAVVVPVKQLAVAKSRLRGALPGVPHEELALALAADTFRAVLACPAVAEALVVTDDARVAAAARAAGARVLPDEPNAGLNAAFRHGAAGAGAGWVAGITADVPALRPTELTEALLAAQHGRPSVRRFLPDAPGAGTVLLTTPPGVPLDPRFGVGSALAHAASGALPLDGDWPSLRRDVDTAADLATAVRLGLGPRTAALLAAARPARATG